Below is a genomic region from Sporohalobacter salinus.
GAAGAATTAGGTGTTGGTAGATTGCAGCATGCTGCTGAAGAAGGAGATGTAAAAGAAGGAAGTGTTATGGCTGGTCAAATAGCTGGAATGGTTGAACAAGAACAGCCAGCAGCTGATATTATTCAAGAATTTATTCAACAGGCTGAGGGAGTGTTAAAGGAAAATATAGAATTAATAGGCGAGTAACTGTAATAAGGAGGATTAAAATGTCAGAAAGAACTGCATTTCTCTTTCCAGGACAGGGTGCTCAAAAAGTAGGTATGGGAGCTGAATTAGTTAAGAATTATTCAATAGCTAAAGATATATTTCAGGCGGCTGATGAAGCTTTAGGTTTTGAAATATCAAAGTTATGTTTTGAAGGACCGGCTGATAAATTGAAGCGGACCGAGAATACACAGCCTGCTATTTTGACTATGAGCATAGCAGCTTATGAAATTTTGAAAAAGAAAGGGATTCAACCTGATATGGTAGCTGGTCATAGTCTTGGAGAATATTCTGCTTTAGTAGCAGCTGGAGCATTGGATTTCAAATCAGCAGTTAAATTAGTTCATAAGCGAGGTCAATTTATGGAAGAAGCAGTTCCAGCAGGTAAAGGAGCTATGGGAGCTGTTATTGGTTTAAAAAGAGATGGAGTAGAAGAAGTTGTAAAAGAAGGAAGTCAATTTGGTACAGTAGAACTTGCTAATTATAATACTCCGATTCAGACAGTAATTTCTGGGAGTAAAGAAGCAGTAGAAAAGACACTTGAATTGGCTGAAGATGCTGGAGCTAAAAAAACAGTCTTACTTAATGTGAGTGGCCCTTTTCATTCTAGTTTAATGAAACCAGCAAGTGAAAGATTGGCGGCTGAATTAGAAAAAGTGGAAATTTCACAGCCAGATTTACCGATAATCGCTAATGTAACGGCTGATTATGTTGAGACTTCCGATGAGATTAAAAAAGCACTTATTGATCAGCTCAGTGGTTCAGTCTATTGGGTAGATACTATTAAACAGATGATAAATGATAACGTTAATAAAGTTATTGAAGTAGGGCCCGGTAGGACATTGAAAGGTTTTATGAGACGAATTGATCGCAGTATTGAAGCTTTAAATGTACGTGATTTATCATCTTTAGATAGAATATTACAGAAATTATAAAAATTAGTATAAATTATATTGAGCTTAATGATACTAGGTAAAGGAAGGTGAGAAGATGGAGTTAGCAGATAAAGTGGCAGTAGTAACCGGGAGTTCTCGAGGAATTGGAAGAGCGATTGCTTTAGCTTTAGCTAAGAAAGGGGCCTCTATAGCGGTAAATTATCCTGTTGAAGCAGAAAAGGAAGATGCCCAAGAAGTTGTTGAGGAGATAGAAGATTTAGGTCAAAAGGCTATTAAAGTTGAAGCTGATGTTACTGAATTAGAGGAAGTAAAAGAGATGATGAAGCAGGTTAAAGGTGAATTTGGTTCTATAGATATTTTAGTTAATAATGCTGGTATAACTAATGACAACCTTTTACTTAGGATGAAAGAAGAAGAGTGGGACTCTGTAATTGATGTTAACTTAAAGGGAGTCTTTAATTGTACAAAAGCAGTGACTAAAATAATGATGAAGCAGCGGAGCGGTAAGATTATCAATATTGCTTCCGTAGTAGGATTAATGGGAAATGCCGGTCAGGCAAATTATTCTGCTTCTAAAGCCGGAGTCATTGGGTTTACTAAATCAACAGCAAAAGAATTGTCTAGTCGAGGTATAACAGTTAATGCTATTGCTCCAGGATTTATTCAATCTAAGATGACTGATGAATTATCGGAAGAAGTAAAAGAGAAGATGTTAGAAGCTATACCATTAGATGAATTTGGTAAGCCAGAAGATGTAGCTAATGCAGCATCTTTTTTAGCTACTAAAGAAGCAGATTATATTACTGGTCAGGTTATTAATGTTGATGGTGGAATGGTAATGTAAGAGAATTCAAAGCAAATTTACCTGTGTATAGATTCATTATTTTAACAGGAAGAATAGATTTTGGTTTGTAAA
It encodes:
- the fabD gene encoding ACP S-malonyltransferase, with protein sequence MSERTAFLFPGQGAQKVGMGAELVKNYSIAKDIFQAADEALGFEISKLCFEGPADKLKRTENTQPAILTMSIAAYEILKKKGIQPDMVAGHSLGEYSALVAAGALDFKSAVKLVHKRGQFMEEAVPAGKGAMGAVIGLKRDGVEEVVKEGSQFGTVELANYNTPIQTVISGSKEAVEKTLELAEDAGAKKTVLLNVSGPFHSSLMKPASERLAAELEKVEISQPDLPIIANVTADYVETSDEIKKALIDQLSGSVYWVDTIKQMINDNVNKVIEVGPGRTLKGFMRRIDRSIEALNVRDLSSLDRILQKL
- the fabG gene encoding 3-oxoacyl-[acyl-carrier-protein] reductase — its product is MELADKVAVVTGSSRGIGRAIALALAKKGASIAVNYPVEAEKEDAQEVVEEIEDLGQKAIKVEADVTELEEVKEMMKQVKGEFGSIDILVNNAGITNDNLLLRMKEEEWDSVIDVNLKGVFNCTKAVTKIMMKQRSGKIINIASVVGLMGNAGQANYSASKAGVIGFTKSTAKELSSRGITVNAIAPGFIQSKMTDELSEEVKEKMLEAIPLDEFGKPEDVANAASFLATKEADYITGQVINVDGGMVM